In Rhodohalobacter mucosus, the genomic stretch GAACAGCATCAGCAGTATGCTTTTGAAGTGCACCGGTCAGCTACAAAACCCGAAATCAGACGCGCCATCGAAGAGCGCTATCCTGAGGTAAAGGTAAAAAAGGTGAATACAATTATTGTTCCATCCAAACCCAAAGGGCGGTTCACAAAAAGCGGATTCGTTAACGGCAGAAGCCGTGTCTGGAAAAAGGCGATTGTGACTCTCAAAGAGGGTGAGATAGACTTCTTCAGTGAAATTTAAAAACGTTTTATAACATGGCTACCAAGCAATTAAAACCAATAACCCCGGGACAGCGCCATCGCATTGCACCCGTATTTGACGAGGTTACAGCTAAGAAACCGCTGAAATCTCTCACGAAGGGGATCGACAAGTCCGGCGGACGTAATAACAACGGACGGATCACCATGCGTCGCCGTGGCGGCGGCCATAAGCGCAGAATCCGGGTTATCGATTTCAAGCGCAATAAAATAGGCATTCCGGCG encodes the following:
- the rplW gene encoding 50S ribosomal protein L23, translating into MSILIQPLITEKLTRLQEQHQQYAFEVHRSATKPEIRRAIEERYPEVKVKKVNTIIVPSKPKGRFTKSGFVNGRSRVWKKAIVTLKEGEIDFFSEI